atgagatgcctattcactttgcttttttttctctctttatTTTGCAGGTATTTTGGTTGCACGTGACAGGAAACACGCAAGCTGGAAGAGCATTCCACACCTtagtatcagaaacgttgagcgaAAACGTTTTGTACGTGTGGATCGGATGTCGACCAAATAAGGATGCCAACGTTAACGGCGAAAACTATCTGCCTTCTTAGGTTCAGCGGGTTGGCTTTTAAGTATAACATacaacaattttataattaaaaaaacaataaataaaaaataattatagatttttctataattatatattttaatgatgctgattctgagtacaacctaattttagagtattcgcatactcttcttactaatgtaatatgaaaaggacagacgcagtttgacagttttaaattttatttttagatggtaaaccccgTGATTTTTGCGCACTGTCGcaagcctactgtttaaatttgtagcgtacactaaaaatttagagtctttaaatgtaaagttcatgttctgtccctttttagcattgttaaaaagaaaaggatgcagacactctgaatttagtttagagaaagacaacggaatcggtgccactttTTCACTAACCTCCTTTAGCTTAAACCTATTGCCGGGTACAACATCAACATCCATATCATTATCATTGTTGGCATtcacattatttattactagagcTTCGTTGTTAGCGTTTTCAATCTGCCTCAAAAACGTTAGAAAATGTATTCTGATTGATTTCGCAAAATCTTGGCCGAGATCATTGTTTAGAGTAATACTGTTCAAGTTAGTCTTCCGCGACGTAGGATGTAGAGGCGACACTATTTGTAGTAGGGCGTTGATCTCTTTCAGTGCATTCTTCATACTTTCAGCCAATTGAACTTGCGATTGGAAGCTCAATAGCTGCATGCATTCCCGGAATGGTTGAGTATCTGTTATGAGTTCCATTGAACATTTGGCATAAATTTCTCTcacctaaaaatatacaataataggctacttgacaatttttttaagttggtcttaaatggttaatatttgtcctattatatcaaaaaaattaacactacaCATacaacaacagtataaccacagggttatactgttgtttacaaatgcatgacgtcagagcacagataatctatcggccaaacatggccgacagtgttttcacctgtctaagaaaaatatttttttaaattaaagttttacggttttagggcgcaaaaaaatatagtgttaatttttttgatataataggacaaatattaaccatttaagaccaacttaaaaaaattgtcaagtagcctattcaggCAAGAAAATATTTCTTCATTAATTGCCGAAGGGTCACCTAGCGAAACTATTCAAATTAACGCTTTGTTTAGTAAATCTGTCTGAGTGTTAACCAGGGGTATTACGGATATccacatccgcaaatgcggaacattcgcattaattaatACATCCGCAtgcgcatcaattaatgcggagctatTATGGATGTGGAGTCTAAGTAATGACCTGCAAAGTAAGTGGGCGAGACCAGAGTGGCGCGTGTCTCGCGCatgtttgctagttgatatcttcgttcgctaactgaacaatcaaaaagtgtacaatgataCCGAACAGGGATGTTAATGAtgacattcgcattaattcagacatccagAAGGTTACAATCTTCagcaataagaaaaaaaatgagCAGAGAGATTCCCTCATGGGGGAATTCATATACATAAtgtagaataataatattgttaataatttctttttaaGAGTAACAGTCCTTTGTATGTAGCaagatacctaataattatcGTAAAAATCGTTAAAAcagatgagctgtgaaaaagtgatagacagacaaaataTACAAGACAGAGGAAGatagagggagagagagagagagagctcgCGCAGGGGGGAGACAGAtacactatcacatttataatatataataattttaatagtatATAAGTTtgttacctagattttattaaatttgtaaaacgcgaactcgccatcctcacataaactttaacagtttctagaggatggcgcgaactgtttattttaaaatgtatttttgaaatttacgtgatcaataaaaaaaaaaaaaaaaaaaaaaaaaatattataattttttccgcttttttgggttccgtagccgaatgacaaaaaacggaacccttatagattcgtcatgtctgtctgtccgtctgtccgtccgtttgtcacagccactttttccgaaactataagagctaacCTGtggaaacttggtaagtagatgtattcagtgaaccgcattaagatttttacaaaaaaatagaaaaaaaaacaataaattttggggttccccatacttagaacggaaactcaaaaataattttttcatcaaacccatacgtgtggggtggGACCTATCCATACCCATAtgtatggataggtcttcaaaaatgatattgaggtttctaatatcatttttttctgaactgaatagtttgcgcgagagacacttccaaagtggtaaaatgtgtgtgtgtgtgtgtgtccccccccccctcccctgtaacttctaaattaagagaatgataaaaaaaaatatgatgtacattactatgcAAAcatccaccgaaaattggtttgaacgagatctagtaagtagtttttgatttatcgtgcaaaatgacgataaaatacgattgtactacggaaccctcagtgcgcgagtctgatttgcacttggccggttttttctgtaATGGGGGTAGAGTAGCTAAAAACCTAtttcagtttcagaaaaaataGCATTACGTATACTTACAGTTTTTCCAAGTATATTTTTTGGCAAATCCTTCACGAGTGCCGAAAGCAATCGTACACACAAATAGAAACTATGTAAATAATCGTGAAGTTTATGCATTTCTTTGCACAAGACTTTTCTGAAAAAATTATCGTTTGCAAATAGGCCAATTTTTGTTTGAATGTCTTGTATATCGAAAAAGGGCCTGAACGATAAAAGTCGTCTTATATTTTCTAAGTCACCTGATGTTAGTTTTGATACAGTCTCTTCAATTTTGTCTCGGGTACAGCACAACGCTTTAATATTATCGCCATAGTAATGATCCATCATGCAATACTAAAACAAGAATTTTCATGAAAGCAAGCAAACAATATGAAATCAAGCATGGTAAATACAGAAAAATATTCGTCTAGTATTCAGTTGAACAAGAATCTCTGAACTTTTAAAagtcacgaaggcgagtggctcatgcttgtgtttaagtcgtatcggtctaactaacgtacactgaatgtgtgcgtttgtgaGCGCTTGCTCGAGACTATCCCGACttgcccgtgtatccgacgtaaccataagtaaagtccactcgcattcgtgaattgcaagaactgtgtCAGATTCAGTCTCAGTTTCAGTGCTATCAGGCTAGCGTGTGTGTCGCGGTTCGCGGAGTGAAGTGCGTCAAATTcgaatgacagttgacactgtAGGCACGTGTTGCCGGTGTTAGCGGCGTTTCAATTTCGTATGCAGTCACATTATGAATCCTGaccgatatatatatatacaaaaatttGGAAATAGTGACTGTTTTGCAATGTTCATTGCAGAGAAGCATAACAGCCAATTTCATCAGGCTTCTGTCACTCGTCCATGCCTACTAAGTAGTACCTACACCACGCTGGGTTCTCTTAGTCACGTCACCCGAGAAAAATACCGACAGCAGCGGCGCGCCCCTGCGACagtactcatcatcatcatcaactgatagacatccacagttggacataggcctcttgtagagtcttccacacgccacggtcttgcgcgctttgaatccagcagctccctgcgactcgtctgatgtcatccgtccacctagtgggggtccaacgctgcgccttccggtgcgaggtcgccattccagcaccttgggaccccaacgtctataggtttaccaaactatgtgccctgcacattgccacttcagcttcgcaacccgttgagctatgtcgtatcacgtagagaaactccaagcatggcTCGCGACGGTATGAGTTGCACTTTACTACGTCGTAATAAGACcgatctagctgatgccctcgacttcgtctgcgtggattttaaAGTAGGATATGTAAATCTTCATGTCTtgtactatacccatgcaaaaatcacatcaatccgttgcgctattttgacatgattgaaggacaataccaataaactaacaaacaaacacacttttgtgtttataatatggatagtgagtCGGTTGTTAATTTGGTTCAGAGGTGTTTGTACAATCGAATCTACAATTGAAAAAATGTGTACCTTAATACTCTGAATAAGACCTGTAACAGAGAAATCGTAGAATAGAAACACATCCGTTAACAGTTCAAAAGCTCTGCCAGACAAGTGGAATGGGCTTGTATGTGTTAGGAATATATTTTCTAAAACCTGCAATCAAACATTTAAAGCTAAAATaaacatataaaacaaaataataatatgatgattgATGCACAAAGAAAGTTTGATTGTGGCACAAGGAAGTTTCGGTATCGTCTCACTAAGCGTATATTCTGCTGACTGGTTACTACTATACTACTTAAAAATTATAGTacgtatatttaattttattttaactaaaatcCGCCAAAATAAAACAGACTTATTGCAATCGGTAGAAGTGGACTTACTGAGACAAATGAATAAAGATATGTCTTCAGTGATATGTTTAGCGAATGTTTAAACAATAGTGTGGCTatttctgttgtacacaaaacTAGCAGGTCTACATAACATATTGCTATCGATTTAATAATGGATATATGTAGTTTAAAGATAATTGTGCAATATAATTAGCTAGCTTATcgataatttcatttttttcactACCAATACTATTTGTATCTATAAAAGTCATCAtttgtgataaataaataaaataaatgaaaaaaataaaatatcctgcatttttaaaagttcgcaatctgactgacgctagaggtcaacgaacgttgcgtagattgGTACCGCGgggtcaatgctgcgtcgtaggtgggCATCGACCCCGAGTTTTActcgctatacattgctggtttgaaaaatactacctagtacctataagGTTATTGCTATTGGgatgtgtttaggtagtaatataataatagcgctaagtttttgtaCATGTATGGTACAATCAGTCTCCCAGAATCCATAATTATACTGACCTGATTCATATAAACATGTGACGGAAGTGAGTGAAACACTTTAATCAGCAGTTTTGAAGAGACATGGTACGGGAACGCCTTGTGTAGCGCCGACACTGATGTCGCGACTCCAAATATTAGAACTATCGGTAGTGATGTTATATAGGAACTGTAACAATACAATTTTAGGGCCCTTacaactaataaaaaaagcggccaagtgcaagtcagactcgcgcatcaagggtcatactacagtcgtattttttcgacatttggcacgataaatcaaaaatcataatgcataaaactaaataaaaatctgttttagaatgtacgagtaaagcccttttatatgatgccccacttggtatattaatcttactatgaaagttgaaaatactatttgttcatgaacacattttaataattttttgtgatgtatatATAAGATATAAGTTATTGAAAAATCTTTACCTGACAATCATCACAAAGTCTTGTAGTACATTACAACTGAAACTCTCAAAATCAGGCATGATTATAATTAAAGTGTTGGTCTTTGGTGTTGTTCGCTTCAACTTCTTTGGTGATGAAGTAACATATTTATTCTTGTACCACTTAAGTAGCGATCTCATAGTGCATTGGCTTTTCTTTAGCCTAAATATTTGCTCACTCAAGCTATCTTCAGCAGAATCATCCTGTAATAGAAAACAtttaatccgtactaatattattaatgcgaaagtgtgtctatctgtctgctagtttttcactgcccatccgttcaaccaattttgatataatttggtacagagatagcttgcatcccgaggcaggacataggctactttttatcccagaaaatcaatgagttcccacgggatttttaaaaaccaaaatccacgcggtcgaagtcgcgggcattacctagtttgtaataaaaattgCTTGCAAACAAAtagtatttacatattttactttaggTAATAGATTTGTGTACGAATTTCGAATAAAcagattttgatataatatcatCAACCAAAATTATAATAGACACATTTTACATCATTTAGTATttacatctttttcttaccaatgtaacaAGAAAAGGACTGAcaaacttaattttaatttagcaatactaaaaagaaaaaaaatgcagatattctaaatttagtttagagaaacaATCAGATTCTACCCCATGAATGTAACAATTCAATTAGTGTGCTTAAATACTTACAAAATAGGCCTGACCGTGAATCAGCTGTGAAACCGCACTTTCTACCAGATGTTTAACTGTTTGAGCATCTTGTGAACTTATCATAGCCACATGTGGTGTCACTTCTTGCCtgaaggtaaataaaataaacattcatAACGCTTACTTCTCTACAAACAACCTTATCATCCAAACTTACTCAAGTACCTATtcattaacttttattatttaacagttatttaaaaatcccatgggaaatcAAAAGTAGCCTTCATAATGTTGAATAGAAGCAGACGTTATtttgatatacaatgaaccataagcttaatttgctataatcagctgtatgtatttatcttttaaatcaataaaaatatacataatattgtgtaggTACACTGATATTCTGAAGAGGTTAAGTTGGCAAGTTATGCTAACTAGAGTTATCCTAGTAGAGGACAATTTTCTAAAACTAATTAtcaatttctgaaaattctttcacattaactacattggatagctacattattctcGAGTGCTATAAATTACGTCGCGGGAAAAAGTTAGTCTTACAAATAAGAACTATAAGAATGAATGTTTGtgtattcatttttagggttccgtacctcaaaaggaaaaacggaacccttatagaatcactttgttgtctgtctgtctgtccgtctgtctgtcaagaaacctacagggtacttcccgttgacctagaatcatgaaatttggcaggtaggtagatcttaccgGGACCTGATGGTGTCCCGGGTAAGGTGGTCCACATAGCACTGGAATATCTGGCGGAGTGGCTTCGGGAACTGTTTGACAAGTGCTTGCGCTCCGGACAGTTCCCGAAGTCATGGAAGGATAGAAAGCTGTGCCTACTGCGGAAAGAAGGCCGCCCGGTAGATTCCCCTGCGGCATATAGACCGATTGTGTTGCTTAGTGAGACGGGCAAGCTTTTCGAGAGGATCCTTGCCGCACGTCTCATTTCGCATCTTGAAACGGTGGGACCAGGTCTATCCGAGGTGCAGTATGGTTTCAGGGCGGGCCGTTCGACTTTAGATGCTCTAGATGCCCTGAAGAGCCTAACCACGGAGGCGGCAGAGAGAGGGCATGTGGTCCTTGCGGTTTCTCTCGACGTCGCCAACGCTTTCAATAGTCCCCCTTTGAGACGTTACGAGAGGCGCTTCGGTATCATGAAGTGCCACACTATCTCAGGAGACTGTTGGAGGCGTACCTTCAAGAGAGGGATGTCATGTGGGAAGGTAGCGATGGACGACTGTACCGGCACCGCGTAGGCAGTGGAGTCCCGCAGGGCTCGGTACTGGGGCCGGCGCTCTGGAACGTTGGTTTCGATTGGCTCCTGCGGGGTCCACTGCTTCCAGGGATGAGGGTGCTGTGCTACGCTGACGACACCCTGGTCACTGCCCGTGGGGAGAATTACGAGGCAgcggctcgccttgccgaagtTGGCACGTCCATGGTGGTGGACAGGATCAGGATGCTGGGCCTGAAGGTCTCAATCACCAAAACAGAGGCTCTCCTATTCCACGGCCCACGCAGAGGTCCACCCCGGGGTGCACAAATTACCGTCCAGGGCACAGTCGTGGAGGTTAAGGCCTGTATGAAATACTTGGGCCTTACCTTGGACGGACGATGGGGCTTCGGAGCGCATTTTAGGCAGCTCAGTCCCAGGCTTATTAACGCCGCCGCAGCCCTCGGTAGACTGCTGCCAAACATTGGAGGACCTGGGTCTAACTGCAGACGGCTGTACGCGGGAATTGTGAGGAGTATGGCACTGTATGGGGCGCCTGTGTGGGCCCACGCCTTGACTCCGCAAAATAAGATCCTTTTGCGTAGACCGCAGAGAATAATAGCTGTGCGCAATATCCGGGGGTACCGTACAGTGTCATGGACCGCTGCTACGCTGCTCTCGGGTGACCCACCGTGGGAACTACAAGCTGAGGTGCAAGCGGAGGTGTACCGATACCGAGCTGGACTGAGGGCTCGGGGTGAGTGGCCAAGTGCGGAGGAAGTTCAAAGTATGAGAGCCACTGCACACACGGTCCTGATCAGCAGATGGAAGGAGGACTTGCAAAACCCTATTGCGGGCACACTGACTGTCGAAGCAATACAGCCTCAACTAGAGCGCTGGCTGAAAAGACGTCACGGGACCTTAACTTATCGACTGGTGCAGGTGCTTACAGGACATGGCTGTTTCGGTAAGTACCTGCACCAGATTGCGAGGCGGGAAGTGACCCCAGCCTGTCACGAATGCGGTGCTCCATCCGATACGGCACAGCACACCCTGATGGAATGCGCAGCCTGGGCGCCGCAGAGGCATCTATTGTCGTTCACCTTGGGCAGTGATCTATCGCTCCCAAGCGTGATAAGCGCAATGATCACAAGCGAGACTTGTTGGACGGCAGTAGTGTCTTTCTGCGAGCAAGTGCTCGCATTAAAGGAGGCGGCTGAACGAGAAAGAGAGCTGGATCCCAACGCTCATCCCATACGCCGTAAACGCCAAGGGCAAAGGAGGCGCCGATATGCTCACTACCTCGGGCCGTAAACCCGTGGAGGAAGGCAGGGGCATCCTGTAGGGAAGCCCTGTGAGGTATCTGTACCGCTGAGACGGCATAGTAGTATGCAAACTGCGTTCCTGTGCCGCCTCATCATGGCGCTGACgggtccgctgggttttagtgggtattctgggtaacagtgagtcccacatacctccccggaagaaacgtggttcagctgcgtttcttccggggaggatgcgtaaaagcatttcccagcgaaaaaaaaaaaaaaaaaaaaaaaaggtaggtagatcttataggtgacatttggggaaaaatctgaaaaccgtgaatttagggtcagatcacacaaaaaaattaaattgtggtcatgaactaataattagtattttcaactttcgaagtgagataactatatcaagtgggatatcatatgaaaggtcttcacctgtacattctaaaacagatttttatttatatttatgcatcatagtttttgaattatcgtgcaaaatgtcgaaaaaatacgactgtagtacggaaccctcattgagcgagcctggctcgcacttggccagttttttctaTTATGTTTGCACATCATTTATCCAATTGAGTTGAAGTTTTGGATCAGTTATACCTTCAAGTACGATAGTAGCTAGATGAGAGGCAGTGCAACGCATGCTGggcattcatcatcatctcaattcGATTGATGTCATCCATCCAACTAGTGCTGGCCATTAGCTAGTCCAAAATATCTTCAGTCAGATGCAGCTTCTTTCCAGCTCTGAACCCCCAAAACCTGCATGTCCTATACACAACTAAAACATAccttattttttgtattaatgcAAGAAACTGATTCACATGGTCAGGCTGATTGACTCCTGTCAATAGTGTTGCGCTCGGTATAATCCCTGAAATGGAATCATATTGGGGGTCTTCATCAAATGACTTGACATAACTCACTATGTTGTCCAATAGGACACTATAAGTTTTTTCATGGAGCTCCTATGACAAAAAATTCTTTGTTAAAATTTTTGACAATCAATGTAAGAAGTTGCATCATCTAGAACTCACCTTGTGATACTTTAAATAAACTAGGGCTGTTAGGGATATGAAATTTTGGGTCTGGTATACTATGGTTATTTTAGAAGTATTTCCTCAGTTTAAGATTAATTGATAATACTAATTGATGCTTGCTACTTTGCCCGTGTGGATTTAGCTTTCAGATTCAGAAAAGTCAAAGAATTCCTGCAGAACTCGTAAAGACCTAAATTGATGAAGACAAATTCAcatgcatcatctagtactattTGTGTGAGTAATATAAACGTAaatgtgatagcccagtggtaaGACATCCGTGTCCCCTAATCGGAagttgggggttcaatcccgggcacacatttctaacttttcagagttatgtgtgtaatgttttcaaaggtgtgtgaagtctgccaatctgcacttggccagcatggtaaactatggccatatcgcttctcattctgagaggagacacatGCTTCGTAGTGAGCCAGTGGTGGGTTGATCAAGATGAATATAAATGTGAGTCTTGATGTACTCCTTCAAATTACAGCAACTGATCCAAGTTGGCttgaatttggaatggagatagcttaaaCTTACTCTGAACACATGGActacatatttttgtaaagaaaatcaaatagtttgtgcaagacttttaaaaacctatatccacacggacgaagtcgcagacatcattagtaaattacatttaaaaagCGAAAGGACAAAACGGGACTGTTAAGTTCTGTTACTCACCTTTAATTGATGTTCAATTATATTCCAATTGTATTTATATGTAACATACCACAGTTCCTTGTTAAATATAGACTCAAAAAGTGGTTGCTTAGACTTCTTTTTCGCATATTTTGTTCTTTTAAAGCCGTTTGGGAATAGAAAGACACCCTGAAATGGCACATAATCAGGTTTGTGCTAATTCTGTTGAAACAAAACTAACAGTCATttgtttataaaaatctaatagttgttaagttaaatttatatttttttagtattaCTACCATAATTACCTTGGAAACTGATACTGTTGCCTCCATAACAAATTAACTAAAACTGCAGTACCAAAAACGGATATTACTTCTTATTAATAAAGGAAGTACGCAATGCTTTGCAGCTTTTTTTGTGTAAATTCAGAACCTAATTATTTGTACTTTTGTTTTGTTCATATTTTGTCTTGCTTTTCAGCACAGAAAAGATTCAagcacagactacagtgtatatagggcagtgtttccatatgtaaatctagaattaccgtgttgaagggttaaaattacggtgtttctagattaaattacggtggattagctaaaagaaaaccgtgtaaattaccgtgtcatttttaaaagaaaaaagtcacaAATTTGCTtgttaatcaattattaatattattctgaatctgactctcctagcatagcaatatctttttcataaacgaatttattcatattaatattttattaaatctcattaattttatatttcactccttcctaattgcttgaataaggacggaaatagattgctgagatttgatgcttaaaccgagagcaagagaaatgttgccattatgaaatatgctaacgtgactgagattcgtactcgtattacgcagtacctatattatgaattttaacgtgatttttgtattacagtgacacggtcaaggtaatggctatattaccttgacggtagattaggactgaattacggttcatctacggtaattaccgtgtacatggaaacactgataTAGGGAGATGGATTCAAGATTCCaatgtattactttactctatgagaTTGGCCCGtacccgtagatagagtaaaaaagctagataaaggaacgtttgctttctcattcacactaaaaagagagcacagataaagttactaatgtgataaacagagacgcagctaacctatttttgtcccttatcgtgtcactgatttttttcaagaatacatacaaggaatacaactttagttgcaaaacaaaccatgagaattcgtggcgtaattgtatttcgcattagttatttagttatttgttttcacattaaaacgtttaatacaaatattgttgatcggttaatacaaatattgactactaaacaatggtaataatagtcgtgttattcatcgttacgtcgtgctatcgctatctcatacgcggttacacagcaTTTcaatctagcttttttactcaatctacgcCCGTAcctcaaattatttttagtctTTGGCCCGTACCGCATATTCAATGTGCTCTGTGCTCTGTGGTTCTAACCAAAGAGTAGGTAGGCCTTTGAAGGATTgcccaaagaagttggaagtactaggtaggtacctactacactacGTGGATTGCCATCCAGCTAATAGCCCGCTaagcgtgcgagagcgcgaaaatttaaatgctatttataaaagtactttactattgaacatgttttaaaaaatattattaactagatgatgcctgcgatttcactttttgaaaatcccgtgggaactctttaattttccggaataaagattagcctatgtcctgccccgggatgcaagctatctttatacctaatttcatcaaaatcggttgaacggttgggccgtgaaaagctagcagacagacagacacactttcgcatttataatattagtatggatttgtccctttcgggatgcttgtatacgcgtctgacaattGCAAGTCTCCtttattcttagtctgaggcAAAGAGTATTGGTCATAGTCAATTTACTGGTCTGTGCCCAATAAAAggtcattggggccgattctctagtacacaattaaactaaactaaattaacaggtctaaatctagtgccatccttttctgcaagcaacattatgaaagggatagcaatagatttaggcgtgacattttagtttagtttagagattgtgtacaatggaattagccacaatgagtCAATACTcaatatacagtgcgacaaggctatcttggcgcgtggtgaaaattggaactaacattgccgtcaagAGTCCCCTTTGTTCTAGTTTGAATATTCCGAATATTCAAAGCATTTCGAAGCCTTTGATTTCCAATAgtgccccctgtcaatgtcattcacatgtcaagagagccttgtcgtactgtatgtTTTATTTCTGAGACCTCAGTCTgagaccacagagtacattctGAGACCTTAGACTATCTGAGACAGTTCCATGGAGCCCTTGGAGCCCCTTCATGCTTGTGGCaaacaaatgtaggtataaaaaacaAGCAAACagcctcagaataaatacctgtagaagtagccctattgtgactcttactgttagtgcgagatagctaaatgcttTTAAGCTCTTAGAACGTggcaaaatgattatttttagtccttatcaccgtggccacttttgtttgtcaagatgtattttgtacgtgagatcttgacaaacaacgtgaagtgagatGATGTTGACTGTTGTATTTAGAAATAAtcgatttgttttgttgttttttatttttgaagttattgtacaatgtgggttgcagtatactaggctagaatagccgaagcgaacgtaaaatagaaggaataacatttcacaagtacctaagtacctctgcttgagcgagagggactgagcgGGCCTCGCTaggctagttgcatatctgtaggtaaAACAACAGgaagcacagagtacattatatatactggtatagagacgtcagctaatctttcgtagtggcgccatctgtttctaattgcagtaactattgtatgt
This genomic window from Maniola hyperantus chromosome 5, iAphHyp1.2, whole genome shotgun sequence contains:
- the Orc3 gene encoding origin recognition complex subunit 3 isoform X1 — encoded protein: MEATVSVSKGVFLFPNGFKRTKYAKKKSKQPLFESIFNKELWYVTYKYNWNIIEHQLKELHEKTYSVLLDNIVSYVKSFDEDPQYDSISGIIPSATLLTGVNQPDHVNQFLALIQKIRQEVTPHVAMISSQDAQTVKHLVESAVSQLIHGQAYFDDSAEDSLSEQIFRLKKSQCTMRSLLKWYKNKYVTSSPKKLKRTTPKTNTLIIIMPDFESFSCNVLQDFVMIVSSYITSLPIVLIFGVATSVSALHKAFPYHVSSKLLIKVFHSLPSHVYMNQVLENIFLTHTSPFHLSGRAFELLTDVFLFYDFSVTGLIQSIKYCMMDHYYGDNIKALCCTRDKIEETVSKLTSGDLENIRRLLSFRPFFDIQDIQTKIGLFANDNFFRKVLCKEMHKLHDYLHSFYLCVRLLSALVKDLPKNILGKTVREIYAKCSMELITDTQPFRECMQLLSFQSQVQLAESMKNALKEINALLQIVSPLHPTSRKTNLNSITLNNDLGQDFAKSIRIHFLTFLRQIENANNEALVINNVNANNDNDMDVDVVPGNRFKLKEKLLKATRVEKIQSEFEMVRSRFVSYLEEMFGKGLQPPRTQSFHELLFRGDVAGVRRQRVGAPRGALHLALNDPVHYLQCSCCHLSSSENVSERLPDISIVYKLHRECGKHINLYDWLQAFAAILRPDDQDDDRDQDSTIQIRFTRAVAELQFLGFIRTSRRKTDHVMRLTW
- the Orc3 gene encoding origin recognition complex subunit 3 isoform X2; the encoded protein is MISSQDAQTVKHLVESAVSQLIHGQAYFDDSAEDSLSEQIFRLKKSQCTMRSLLKWYKNKYVTSSPKKLKRTTPKTNTLIIIMPDFESFSCNVLQDFVMIVSSYITSLPIVLIFGVATSVSALHKAFPYHVSSKLLIKVFHSLPSHVYMNQVLENIFLTHTSPFHLSGRAFELLTDVFLFYDFSVTGLIQSIKYCMMDHYYGDNIKALCCTRDKIEETVSKLTSGDLENIRRLLSFRPFFDIQDIQTKIGLFANDNFFRKVLCKEMHKLHDYLHSFYLCVRLLSALVKDLPKNILGKTVREIYAKCSMELITDTQPFRECMQLLSFQSQVQLAESMKNALKEINALLQIVSPLHPTSRKTNLNSITLNNDLGQDFAKSIRIHFLTFLRQIENANNEALVINNVNANNDNDMDVDVVPGNRFKLKEKLLKATRVEKIQSEFEMVRSRFVSYLEEMFGKGLQPPRTQSFHELLFRGDVAGVRRQRVGAPRGALHLALNDPVHYLQCSCCHLSSSENVSERLPDISIVYKLHRECGKHINLYDWLQAFAAILRPDDQDDDRDQDSTIQIRFTRAVAELQFLGFIRTSRRKTDHVMRLTW